A segment of the Candidatus Jettenia caeni genome:
AAAACTGATCCTATAATGGCAGAAAGGCCATTATACTTATTCTACTACTTAAGTCAATATAAAAAGTTAATTATTTTGTAATTTTTCAATGTCGATGATGACTGCCTGAATGCCTATTTTTATGATACAAAACCGAATTAGATACAGGTCTTAATATTACTATAAAATTTACCCTTTTGCTCCCAAAACAAGTTCTCCTACAAATTCTCCAACCTTCGTCACTAATTTTTCAAAAGGTTCATTTGTGTATTTTTCAACTTCTCTTATAATAGCGCTCCCTACAATAACACCGTCTGCCGCTTTCCCAATTGTCTTTGCATGATCCGGTGTAGATACACCAAAACCAACACTAATTGGGGTATCAGTAATTTGCTTTAAGCTTTTAATATTTTGAAGAACATCTTCCGGTATTTTATCTCTTACACCCGTTATACCTACTACAGAGATATAATATAAAAAGCCTTGTGATTTCTGGGTAATTAAAATTTTGCGCTGATCTGTCGTTGTTGGGGCAATAAAGCAAACAATTTTAAAATCCTTTTCTTTTGCAACCTGAAAAATTTCATTATTTTCTTCTACAGGTAAATCAGGAATAGTTAAACCATCTAATCCTGCCTTACACGCCTTTTCAATAAAAACCTGACACCCTCCCTTAAAGACGGTACTATAGGACACCATTGAGACAATAGGTATTTCAGACTCATTTCGAAGTTTTGAAACCATATCCAGTATTTGTGCAACTTTCAACCCTTTAACTAATGCCCGATAGTAAGAAGCTTGAATAATAGGGCCATCCGCAATAGGATCAGAAAATGGAATGCCGAGTTCAATGATATCTGCACCTCTCTTCTCAAATTCAAGAATCAAGGCTTTTGTAGTTTGCAAGTCTGGATCTCCTGCTGTAATAAATGGTATAAAAGCAGGCTTTTTTTTGTTCTTTAATTCCCGAAATTTTTTATCAATTCTATTCATGAAAATCCGTTCAGAAAATGTCAAAATACTATCTCTTGAAAATCTTTCTCAATAACATTTTTATCGATACCAAATCAAATGGTATATCCTAATTTTTTTGCAACCTCAAAGGAATCTTTATCACCACTACCTGACAAGCATATAACAATCAGCTTATCACTACTTAACGTTGGAGCAAATTTCATTGCATATGCAATCGCATGTGATGCTTCAAGAGCGGGGATAATCCCTTCTAATCGCGCACATTCCTGGAAGGCATTTACTGCTTCAGTATCGGTAATGGAAACATATTCCGCTCTTCCAATATCTTTTAAATAACTATGTTCCGGTCCAACACCTGGATAATCTAAACCGGCGGAAATTGAGTGGACTGGCAATGTTTGACCATCATCATCTTGTAATACATAGCTTGCACTTCCGTGCAAAATACCTATTTTACCACTTGTAAGCGTTGATGCGTGCTGACCAATTTCAGGTCCAAGCCCTCCGGCTTCAACACCGATCATCTTTACTTCTCTATCTTCAATAAAGGGGTGGAACAACCCCATGGAATTACTACCACCTCCAACACAAGCAATAAGATAATCAGGTAATCTATTTTCCTTCTCCAATATCTGGCTTTTTACTTCCTTACCAATAACCGTTTGAAAATTTCTTACCATCATAGGGTAGGGATGTGGGCCAACAACCGATCCTAAAATATAATGAGTATATCTTACCGAAGCCATCCAATCTCTAAATGCTTCATTTGTAGCATCTTTCAAAGTCTTCGAACCACTAGTTACCGGTATCACACGCGTCCCTAACAATTTCATGCGAAAGACGTTCAGCGCTTGACGTCTCATATCTTCTTCACCCATATATACATCACACTCTATCCCAAACATTGCAGCAGCCGTAGCCGTTGCAACCCCGTGTTGTCCAGCACCTGTCTCAGCAATGATCCTTTTCTTGCCCATTCTTTTTGCAAGCAGTATTTGTCCAATGGTGTTGTTTATTTTATGTGCACCGGTATGGTTCAGATCTTCTCTTTTTAAGTATATCTTCGCACCCCCCAATTTTTTTGTCAATCTTTCAGCATAATAAAGCACTGATGGTCGTCCGACATACTCTTTCAAATAATAATCCAACTCAGCCTGAAAAGCCGGATCGTTTCTTGCTTCTACATAAGCTTTTTCTAGTTCTTCTAGAGCAGGCATTATAGTCTCAGGAACGAATTTTCCACCAAAACGACCAAAATGCCCCATAGTATCAGGTAAGTTTATTTCTTCAGGCATTATTAAATTTCGCAATAGTTTAGATTTTACTACTGTTGATCCCATAATTAACACTCCCATATCTTTTATTAGATAAAGTAGAAACACAATGAGGGTAGCAAATAGTGCTCTGCTACCCTCATCGCAATTTACAACTAAATCTTAAATCTTACAACAATTTTCACAGCTTAGTGGTGTACTTCAACACCAGCATCTGCGTTTGCACGGTGAGGAATATCAGTCCTCTTGAACCATTCAACATCTACATCGCCTGGTTTTCTCTTCCAACCCGGGAGTAAATCTAAATATTCACCATGCTGCCAGAATGCTTCTGATTTGTGTTCCAAACCGATCTTCTTTTCGATAGCGGCAAACCTTCTCAGCTTAGCTGCTTCCGTTTTAATCTCAATCAACTTCCTATCCTGCTCGAAAGCGCTACCGTTTCCATATGTCTGGTTGTACATTGACATATGAGCATAAGCCTTATAAACGTTGCCTGTCAGATAGCAAATCATTTCTAATCCCAAACGCTCCAAGTTTGATGTAGCATAGAACCTTGGATCTCCACCTGGTAACAAGCTAAAAGTATAGTGACCATACCAGTCTGGTGGTGAGCCTTCTGGCATAGGATCTACAACGCCATCCAAGAAGCAACCTACTATAACTGCAGCGGCTTCTCTCCATTTAGTAAAGCTCAAGTTGACACCAGCATCCATCTCTTTCAACTTATCTGCTGCAAAGCGGGGAGAATGGCAATCCTGGCATTTCTTTATCCAAGCATCTCTCTTAGCCTTGTGTCTTGGAGCTCCTCTGTCAACCTGGAACATGCCCATATCGCTATAGATGGTACCAAACTGTTGCGGGTTGTGGTTTCCATCCTGCATATGGCAGTAGGCGCATGTCGGAACCCTGTAGTTCCCTTTCTTTGATGGTTTGCTCCAGTCCATAGTTGCTGATTCAGCTTCATACAAGCAACCATGAATCGAGGTGTTGTACATTGCCCATTCATCATGGTCGATACCCATATGACAAAATCTGCAGGCAGTTGGTTTTCTTGCTTCTGCAGGGCTAAATACGTGTCTTGTATGACATCCGTCGCATCTGTTTTCAGCAATGGCATGGCATTCTGCACACCCTGCAACTTCTTCAGCAGGCTTTCCAACATGCCATGAGAATTCCAATACGTTTACCGTAAACGCATGGGTATGAGAACCTAAGCCACCTGATCTATGCTCTGAAGTTTCCTTCGGATGACACTCACCGCAGTGCTTGTAGGTAGGCATGAAAAGCTTTTGGTGATCGTTACCATGACATACGTCACAACCAACTGCACCTTCAACAGGCTTTCCATCTTTCCCTTTTATACCGAGGCCCCTTCTCATCTCTAGGTTTCCATGAGCACTCTTCTTCCAATCTTTCACGATAGTAGGAGTCTGAACAGTATGACAAAGAACACATTCTTCATTCTTAAAAACACCTTCATTTTGACTGCCTGGTGTCCAATAATGTTCTGGATCGTACCAACGAATTGATGGTAAGAATTTCAAGAATGATTTATATGGACCTCTTCCTTCAACATATTCTGGTTGTGTATATTTTGCCGTCAACCCGAATATATACAGTGTCCCGTCATTATCAGGACCTACGGGTTGGCCAAATACCTGTGATGCTACGTCCTGGAATGTAGGCCCTTCAGCCCTAGCTATACCATTTCCCACGGTACACGTCAGGAATGTTACCCCTGCTACAGCAAGAGCTAATCCCGCAACCCTGGACAATGGTTTCTTTAATGTTTCAAGCATTACACCTTCTCCTTTCTTCATAACAAGCTTTTAAACCACAATTTATCGCTATAACTTCTGTAATAATTACCGTTAACCATAGGCGCAACAAGTTTTTATGCTACCAAACCACCCCCCTTCCAAACTTTCTACCACTAATGATTGCTGAAGGTTAATTACTAAACCATAAGATAATAAAAAGCTTTCCCATTATACATATATAGTAGATCTTGTCAAGCGATTTTTCCTGAAGTTACTTACTTTTCAAATCATTTTTTTATTGTATTCAATTCTTAATACATTCCTGAAACAGCAAGAGCTGGGTAGTGGGAGAGCCCACAGAACCCAGCTCTTGTATTGTTGACTTCTCTCTCTGCGTCCTCACGGATAAGCTGAGGACACATATCATTCTTAAGGTAAAGAGTTACCTTAAGTCTTTATCTGCCATTGTAGCCTGGGTAGAAGTCCGGTCCCTGGATATTGTCCCATTGTGCCCCAATATCTATCCACTCGACAAACAGGTATCTCTCATCCTGGGTCAGGAATTTGTCATGCATTACTCGTCCTTCCACAGGGAATACCTTCTCCTTCGGCTCAAACTGGCTTAACTTCTCTTCATACAGCCTCCATATCAACAAGCTGTTAATCGCTGCTGACGGATTTACATACTTACCACCAAGGTTCACATCCTTACCCCTCTGTGGCTCTAACAAACTATTGTAGGCTCGGCTAAAGGCCGCTACCCCATCAACACTCGCTAACTCTGCCCCTCCACTTAAATCCGGAGGATTGCTTGCATTGTGACAGTTTGCACATTTTGCATCAAGTATCGGCTGTATATCCCTTCGGAAATCCACAGTCCTTCTCTTCTCATCCGTTAACCCTTCTACCGGCTGAGATGTCGTTCCTGACGGGCCTCCATAGTATACATCCGACGGCACCACTACGTCTTCACCATGCTTTACACCCTGATACATCCCCTGCTTATCAAACCTCAAATGACCAAAGGCAAACGGTGAATCATAATGGCTTCTGTCATCATACCACCAATTGTACAGCGCCTTCGTATGCTGATTCTGGAATGCCCTTCCCCGATATGATCCATCATGGCATCCACTGCAAATCCTACCATGATATGGCCTTAAATATGCCCACATCAGCGCTGTCTGTACTGCCATACCCCTCTCATCCAAATTCTGAATGTAGTACGGAGTATCTGCCGTCTGAGAGGTTACCACTGAGCCATCATCCTCTACATACTGATACCCAATGATCCGCCTCTGCTGGAATGCTGTTCCTGAGTTGCTGCTTGACCTGTCCCCACCCAACAGATGCTTTCCGGCTCCTACCTTGAACCTCCCTGCCTCCGGCTCAACGCATGGTACACCTTCTACGATTCTCACTGCCTTTACATCTCCCGGCTTCGTTGCCTTTGCCCTCTGACTTGGATACGGACCTACTGGTATATCGGTCAGGGTTGTATCAAAACAAATCCATGTACCCCATGAGTGTGGATAACCTTCCACCTTCACCTGGTCAAATGGCTGATAGGTAACGGTTGTTACACCAAAGTTCTTGCCTGCCGTAAAGGTGTTGATCCACCTTGGCTTGTACTTTATATACACAGGTGCTGGCTGATGATCGTTCCACTCAGGATCATTGTGTACTACCTCGCCGGCTTTCCCGTTCTTGCAATCAAACCAGTAGATGCCAAAGTCACCTCTCTGCGCATAGGACACTAACATCCTATCATCTGGAAGTGGATACGGACTCCGGTACAATCCACCTTCATCCTTGCTCAACCTCTCATAGGTCTTGTTGAATGGAGCATCCCAGCTTACCGCTGCCAACTGACCTACGCCCCAATTCATATAGGGCGACTCTACAAACACCAGCTTCCTGTCTCCGAATGTTACCTTCGACTGTGACCTGCCGCTTGATCCACCAATCTCCCCATCACAGTTCCCATAAATCGGCCTCGGATATGCACCATCCCAGTTATCCACGCAGAGCATTACCCTACCTTTTCCCTCTGCCCTTGTACCATTCGCCTGTACGCTTGAGAAAAGGATATTTCCATCCGGCGTTAACCATGGATCAAAGTTCGAACTCAGGTTGTAGGTTATCTGATCTATCGTTGTGTTTAAACTCGGAAACTCTATACCGGAAAGAACGTGTCCCGTAATTCTTTCGGTTACATGACCGCCCTGCGTATCCAACCTGAACAGATTGTATACATAGGAATTGTGAAGCTCATCCCTTACACCATCCGGTGAACCTGCAAATATAATAAATCCGGTCTTCTCTACCGTACCCCTTTCTTTCCAGTCCCCTTCAAAATACCTGTCACGCCATATAACGCGACCCTTTCCTTCCTCTATACTGCCAGCAGCATAGTAGATAGGAGCACGGCAGGTGCCTTTATAATCCGTCATCTGCCTGAGACCGCTTCCATCAATGTTCATCTCCCATATCTGACATCCACCACCCTTCTTGTGGATCCCGGCAAAGGTAAATTTCTTCCCATCCCAATAGGTGCAGGGATCAAAGGCTGTCGCAAAATCATTCGTCAGTACCTTTAATTCCTTCGAATTTAAATCAAATAGTACAATCCGGCTTCCCTCGGGAACATAATGAGGATAGTTCTGATACGGGTCGCCTTTCTCCGTCCTCGGTGACTGGGTAAATAATATCGTATTCACCGGACCTTGTACTTCCTTTGACATACCGCTGTAATCTGTCCATAAGGCCTTTCCCTGCTTCGAACCGCCAACCATTACCTGGTTGCCCGTTGCAAAGATGTCCCCACAGACCAACGCACCGGCTACCATTGCCGATGCCATCGCTATTCCTATTCTCTTCTTACTCATCTGTTGGCCTTCTCCTTTCACTCTTTTTGAAATTATTTCCCTGTAAATCTATTCGCATCCCTTTCACTTCAAGTCCTTATAAAGCCTTCATGAATTCGACTAAATCTTCCAACTCCTGTTGACTCAGATGCGATGTCCTGCCGTGCATATCCTTCTCTGTCACGCTATTGTTGATCGTATCCATCAACGTCCTTGCACTCCCATCATGGAAATAAGTCCCTGATGCATAAATGTCCCTCAAGGTCGGCGTATCAAACTCCTTTACCAGGTCTAACCCTATGATCGGTGTATCACTCTCTTCTCCATAGGGATCCTCACCAGCCTCCAATGCCTTCATGTTATAGACCTTACCCGGTGTTGACCTGAACCCCTTTACTCCTACCCTGCCGGTTCCTACATCATGCGTCTGTGCATCACTATAGAGCGCCTTCGGATCGCTTGACTCACCAGGATGACATTCCACACATCCTACCTTCGGATCATTAAACAGCTTCTCACCCCTCTTCTGCGCCTCGGTCAAACTACCATCCGCATTCCTGAACGGACTTCCCGTAAACTCCAAAGACCGAATGTAACAGATGATTGACTCTAATCTCTCCGGTGAAAAGTTCTCGCTCCTGAACACAAATCCAGGGTCTCTGCCGCATACCCTGTCGAGTGAGCTTGTTGCCCCTACGATCTCATCCGGATGCCCCGTGAATCCCTCATGCCTGAAGGGTGGCAAATACCTACCGCCACGGATATACTTCGTATTCTTCCAGCTTCCCCAGCCTTCATCTCCCAAATCCCAGATGAGTCCGGTTGTCTGACCTCTTTCGTAATGACAACTCGCACATGCATACTCGCCCTGTAACCCCCATGAGGCATCGTTAAACAGGAACTGACCGTACCTGACCAATTCACTCTTATAGGGTGAG
Coding sequences within it:
- a CDS encoding tryptophan synthase alpha subunit, yielding MNRIDKKFRELKNKKKPAFIPFITAGDPDLQTTKALILEFEKRGADIIELGIPFSDPIADGPIIQASYYRALVKGLKVAQILDMVSKLRNESEIPIVSMVSYSTVFKGGCQVFIEKACKAGLDGLTIPDLPVEENNEIFQVAKEKDFKIVCFIAPTTTDQRKILITQKSQGFLYYISVVGITGVRDKIPEDVLQNIKSLKQITDTPISVGFGVSTPDHAKTIGKAADGVIVGSAIIREVEKYTNEPFEKLVTKVGEFVGELVLGAKG
- a CDS encoding tryptophan synthase beta subunit; its protein translation is MGSTVVKSKLLRNLIMPEEINLPDTMGHFGRFGGKFVPETIMPALEELEKAYVEARNDPAFQAELDYYLKEYVGRPSVLYYAERLTKKLGGAKIYLKREDLNHTGAHKINNTIGQILLAKRMGKKRIIAETGAGQHGVATATAAAMFGIECDVYMGEEDMRRQALNVFRMKLLGTRVIPVTSGSKTLKDATNEAFRDWMASVRYTHYILGSVVGPHPYPMMVRNFQTVIGKEVKSQILEKENRLPDYLIACVGGGSNSMGLFHPFIEDREVKMIGVEAGGLGPEIGQHASTLTSGKIGILHGSASYVLQDDDGQTLPVHSISAGLDYPGVGPEHSYLKDIGRAEYVSITDTEAVNAFQECARLEGIIPALEASHAIAYAMKFAPTLSSDKLIVICLSGSGDKDSFEVAKKLGYTI
- a CDS encoding hydroxylamine oxidoreductase; this encodes MLETLKKPLSRVAGLALAVAGVTFLTCTVGNGIARAEGPTFQDVASQVFGQPVGPDNDGTLYIFGLTAKYTQPEYVEGRGPYKSFLKFLPSIRWYDPEHYWTPGSQNEGVFKNEECVLCHTVQTPTIVKDWKKSAHGNLEMRRGLGIKGKDGKPVEGAVGCDVCHGNDHQKLFMPTYKHCGECHPKETSEHRSGGLGSHTHAFTVNVLEFSWHVGKPAEEVAGCAECHAIAENRCDGCHTRHVFSPAEARKPTACRFCHMGIDHDEWAMYNTSIHGCLYEAESATMDWSKPSKKGNYRVPTCAYCHMQDGNHNPQQFGTIYSDMGMFQVDRGAPRHKAKRDAWIKKCQDCHSPRFAADKLKEMDAGVNLSFTKWREAAAVIVGCFLDGVVDPMPEGSPPDWYGHYTFSLLPGGDPRFYATSNLERLGLEMICYLTGNVYKAYAHMSMYNQTYGNGSAFEQDRKLIEIKTEAAKLRRFAAIEKKIGLEHKSEAFWQHGEYLDLLPGWKRKPGDVDVEWFKRTDIPHRANADAGVEVHH
- a CDS encoding putative hydrazine hydrolase A subunit, which gives rise to MSKKRIGIAMASAMVAGALVCGDIFATGNQVMVGGSKQGKALWTDYSGMSKEVQGPVNTILFTQSPRTEKGDPYQNYPHYVPEGSRIVLFDLNSKELKVLTNDFATAFDPCTYWDGKKFTFAGIHKKGGGCQIWEMNIDGSGLRQMTDYKGTCRAPIYYAAGSIEEGKGRVIWRDRYFEGDWKERGTVEKTGFIIFAGSPDGVRDELHNSYVYNLFRLDTQGGHVTERITGHVLSGIEFPSLNTTIDQITYNLSSNFDPWLTPDGNILFSSVQANGTRAEGKGRVMLCVDNWDGAYPRPIYGNCDGEIGGSSGRSQSKVTFGDRKLVFVESPYMNWGVGQLAAVSWDAPFNKTYERLSKDEGGLYRSPYPLPDDRMLVSYAQRGDFGIYWFDCKNGKAGEVVHNDPEWNDHQPAPVYIKYKPRWINTFTAGKNFGVTTVTYQPFDQVKVEGYPHSWGTWICFDTTLTDIPVGPYPSQRAKATKPGDVKAVRIVEGVPCVEPEAGRFKVGAGKHLLGGDRSSSNSGTAFQQRRIIGYQYVEDDGSVVTSQTADTPYYIQNLDERGMAVQTALMWAYLRPYHGRICSGCHDGSYRGRAFQNQHTKALYNWWYDDRSHYDSPFAFGHLRFDKQGMYQGVKHGEDVVVPSDVYYGGPSGTTSQPVEGLTDEKRRTVDFRRDIQPILDAKCANCHNASNPPDLSGGAELASVDGVAAFSRAYNSLLEPQRGKDVNLGGKYVNPSAAINSLLIWRLYEEKLSQFEPKEKVFPVEGRVMHDKFLTQDERYLFVEWIDIGAQWDNIQGPDFYPGYNGR
- a CDS encoding putative hydrazine hydrolase B subunit, giving the protein MRNGMIKIGLVAALGIAGVVTAGEIMAGTPQVIATIQTGPEWEPLPRGEPLTVPEVHYRVKHSPYKSELVRYGQFLFNDASWGLQGEYACASCHYERGQTTGLIWDLGDEGWGSWKNTKYIRGGRYLPPFRHEGFTGHPDEIVGATSSLDRVCGRDPGFVFRSENFSPERLESIICYIRSLEFTGSPFRNADGSLTEAQKRGEKLFNDPKVGCVECHPGESSDPKALYSDAQTHDVGTGRVGVKGFRSTPGKVYNMKALEAGEDPYGEESDTPIIGLDLVKEFDTPTLRDIYASGTYFHDGSARTLMDTINNSVTEKDMHGRTSHLSQQELEDLVEFMKAL